The Maylandia zebra isolate NMK-2024a linkage group LG4, Mzebra_GT3a, whole genome shotgun sequence genome includes a window with the following:
- the tedc2 gene encoding tubulin epsilon and delta complex protein 2, protein MSLLCAVEEAVRSCKVEQAKVNHRIQLYRELLKSLTPQPEVSFEETELAGAAPTGVSPCDKEDIELLEKALEKALRVRTSSEPSKKESKIPKPGKETGTLGARPVDITHSSAASRGSQRTIRSSTKSASLDRKGYGRPGLSVCSSLASGPLASADPGQTKRTDNRNTIQNHPASSAGALHHQASRKLQQAVMPSVSPDHITSLLSKNKTIRSNMLSGDDLRKAAPVAANSSNNVVSSSQTNEPGACSFPQQNGIFSEQTTKWKSLKSKQSRLWDKAVALQTNPGPGKSHFMERMRATFPRNWPFGSPYETRALLDRLIHQAQDLKQLCGEPLTKQMPEITLRLVSTGDKYDSCMSLERLQLTAAELKNFADQVKQEWKAWDRWRPEGGCFCPTGANGVQGDGRTSPLPLTITYATEAELQELEQLRMRVALLQQEVDLEQALLDTLSPQFSAVVPGPERLSPSVLRDMYSLLGEGGERFPAIVLDSEPA, encoded by the exons ATGTCGCTGCTGTGCGCAGTCGAGGAAGCTGTCAGGTCATGCAAAGTGGAACAAGCTAAGGTTAATCACCGCATTCAACTCTACAGAGAATTATTAAAGAGCCT AACACCCCAACCCGAGGTGAGCTTTGAGGAAACAGAATTGGCAGGTGCTGCTCCTACAG GTGTCTCCCCATGTGATAAGGAAGACATAGAACTGCTTGAGAAGGCTCTAGAGAAAGCCCTCCGTGTGCGCACCAGCTCAGAACCTTCTAAAAAAGAATCCAAAATACCCAAACCTGGAAAGGAAACGGGGACTTTAGGTGCTAGGCCTGTGGATATCACACATTCATCTGCAGCATCTAGAGGAAGCCAAAGAACGATAAGGTCATCCACTAAATCTGCCAGCCTTGACAGAAAAGGGTACGGACGGCCTGGATTATCAGTATGCTCCTCACTAGCCTCGGGACCTTTAGCTAGCGCCGACCCCGGACAGACCAAAAGAACAGATAATAGAAACACGATCCAAAACCATCCTGCCTCATCAGCTGGCGCTTTGCATCACCAGGCTTCTAGGAAACTGCAGCAGGCTGTCATGCCGTCTGTCTCTCCTGATCACATCACAAGCTTGCTCTCTAAAAACAAGACTATCAGAAGCAATATGTTGAGTGGTGATGACCTGAGGAAAGCTGCACCTGTCGCTGCAAATTCTTCAAATAACGTAGTGTCCTCTTCACAAACAAATGAGCCAGGAGCATGCAGTTTCCCTCAACAGAATGG GATATTTTCTGAGCAAACAACAAAATGGAAATCTTTAAAGAGCAAGCAGAGCAG ACTGTGGGATAAAGCCGTTGCCCTACAGACGAACCCTGGGCCTGGGAAGAGTCACTTCATGGAGAGAATGAGAGCTACG TTTCCCAGGAATTGGCCATTTGGCAGCCCGTATGAGACCAGGGCTCTGCTGGACAGGTTGATTCACCAAGCTCAAGACTTGAAACAGCTCTGCGGGGAGCCTCTAACCAAACAGATGCCAGAGATAACATTAAGACTGG TTAGTACAGGCGACAAGTATGATTCCTGTATGTCGCTGGAAAGGCTGCAGCTCACAGCAGCTGAGCTCAAGAATTTTGCAGATCAAGTGAAACAAG AGTGGAAAGCATGGGATCGATGGAGGCCAGAGGGAGGTTGTTTTTGCCCCACTGGGGCAAATGGTGTGCAGGGAGATGGGAGAACTTCACCCCTGCCCCTGACTATAACATATGCAACAGAGGCAGAGCTGCAAGAGCTTGAGCAGCTGCGGATGAGGGTGGCATTGCTGCAACAAGAGGTTGATCTTGAACAG GCTCTGTTGGACACCCTGTCCCCTCAGTTTTCGGCTGTCGTACCTGGGCCTGAACGTCTGAGCCCCAGTGTACTCAGAGACATGTACTCCCTGCTGGGTGAAGGAGGGGAACGTTTCCCAGCTATAGTCCTGGACTCTGAGCCTGCATGA